The following proteins come from a genomic window of Leptospira andrefontaineae:
- a CDS encoding glycosyltransferase, giving the protein MKILYFSDTFLPKIDGVAISMRNFAEALAERGHEFLICCPRYGEGDFDKMGDHIRLERFRSGYLPSYPDIKVVLPSPSKIKRAIKEFQPDLVHIHTPGLMGVYGINATEKYGIPSIGTYHTLMSEQDMYLSFYRLLKLDKLFMRIGKLNKKIKIKDLVKFEKLDKFNIRKKIILKITNNLYDRCDLIISPSHLIKKQLEEFGLKKPVAVISNGLDLSQFKGSPKTLSVSPKLLHVGRISYEKNCDVIINSFKLILEKVPLATLTIIGDGPALASLKVQAQKLGIDQAITFTGFIDRAELPNHYPNYDLFLTASTMETQGLVILESVACGLPAVGVDSFAIPELIHDGVNGFIAKPFDVRDIAEKTVRILEDPAMYAAFSKESLKISQSHEMKACVDRMEEVYKSVADQKNKKKKRSILNTIFSLDPFGILG; this is encoded by the coding sequence ATGAAGATTCTTTATTTTTCGGACACCTTTCTACCCAAAATTGACGGGGTCGCTATTTCCATGAGAAATTTTGCGGAAGCCCTTGCAGAAAGAGGACATGAATTTTTGATTTGTTGTCCACGTTATGGAGAAGGTGATTTTGATAAAATGGGGGATCATATCCGTTTGGAAAGATTCAGAAGTGGATACCTTCCTAGTTACCCTGATATCAAAGTTGTTTTACCTTCTCCTTCTAAGATCAAAAGAGCGATCAAGGAATTCCAACCCGACCTAGTACATATTCACACTCCTGGACTCATGGGGGTCTATGGGATCAATGCTACCGAAAAATATGGGATCCCGAGTATCGGAACTTATCATACTTTGATGTCCGAGCAGGACATGTATCTTTCTTTTTATCGCCTTCTTAAGTTAGATAAACTTTTCATGAGAATTGGAAAGTTAAATAAGAAGATCAAGATCAAAGATTTGGTGAAGTTCGAAAAACTTGATAAGTTTAATATCCGAAAAAAGATCATTCTGAAAATTACGAATAATTTATACGATCGTTGTGATCTGATCATTTCTCCATCTCACCTAATTAAAAAACAGTTAGAAGAGTTCGGATTAAAGAAGCCAGTAGCTGTTATCTCTAACGGCCTGGACCTTTCTCAATTTAAGGGAAGTCCTAAAACTCTTTCTGTAAGTCCGAAATTACTGCATGTTGGTCGTATATCCTACGAGAAAAATTGTGATGTGATCATTAATTCCTTCAAGCTGATCCTTGAAAAGGTTCCATTGGCAACTCTTACAATCATAGGAGATGGACCTGCGTTGGCTTCTCTTAAGGTCCAGGCCCAAAAGCTTGGGATAGACCAAGCAATTACCTTTACAGGTTTTATAGATAGAGCTGAACTTCCAAATCATTATCCGAATTACGATCTATTCTTGACTGCTTCTACTATGGAAACCCAAGGGCTTGTGATCCTGGAATCAGTGGCCTGTGGTCTTCCTGCAGTAGGCGTGGATTCATTTGCGATCCCTGAACTAATTCATGATGGAGTGAACGGATTTATAGCAAAACCGTTCGATGTAAGAGATATTGCAGAGAAGACGGTTCGAATTTTAGAAGATCCTGCAATGTATGCTGCCTTCTCCAAGGAATCTCTGAAAATTTCACAAAGCCATGAAATGAAGGCATGTGTGGACAGAATGGAAGAAGTATATAAATCAGTCGCTGATCAAAAAAATAAGAAGAAAAAAAGATCTATACTAAATACGATCTTCTCTTTGGACCCTTTCGGGATCTTGGGCTGA
- a CDS encoding glycosyltransferase family 9 protein, which produces MNLLVLRFSAMGDVALMAPALIAVAAKYTNIQLTVVTRGNYAPFFYNIPNVHVIGINLKKYKGLSGLYRLFKELNKLGPYEKIVDLHSSVRSRFISFFFWIRGVSVFRIIKGRREKMRQIRRTRKVLRKLPHTVDRYLKVFEKAGFPAAVRKGPWINVDPESKIYAKDFLLARKIDKKEGLWVGYAPFAGHKLKEWPLEKSLELLKLLKEEFPNIRIFLFGSSQEAVQMEEWRNGDQSMTIVSGGKLGIRGELGIMERMDVIIGMDSSNIHIAALLKRPVIALFGTTHPLSGFAPFGQEDTGVLQIEDLSCRPCSIYGNTTCYRKDFACMERITPEDVIKRINVIKNINTLF; this is translated from the coding sequence ATGAATCTTTTGGTGCTAAGATTCTCAGCGATGGGAGATGTTGCCTTGATGGCTCCGGCATTGATTGCCGTTGCCGCCAAGTATACGAATATACAACTCACAGTTGTTACTCGAGGGAACTATGCTCCCTTCTTTTATAATATCCCGAATGTTCATGTAATAGGGATTAATCTTAAAAAATATAAAGGTCTCTCCGGTCTGTATCGTTTATTCAAAGAATTGAATAAACTAGGTCCTTATGAAAAGATCGTAGACCTTCACTCCAGCGTTAGATCTCGCTTTATCAGTTTTTTCTTTTGGATCAGAGGTGTTTCCGTTTTCAGGATCATCAAAGGAAGAAGGGAGAAGATGCGCCAGATACGCAGGACCAGAAAAGTTTTGCGCAAACTTCCCCACACTGTGGACAGATATCTTAAGGTTTTTGAAAAAGCAGGATTTCCTGCTGCAGTTCGTAAAGGACCTTGGATCAACGTGGATCCTGAATCCAAAATTTATGCCAAAGACTTTCTTCTCGCAAGAAAGATAGATAAAAAAGAAGGACTATGGGTGGGTTATGCACCTTTCGCAGGTCATAAACTGAAAGAATGGCCTTTGGAAAAAAGCCTCGAACTACTTAAACTATTAAAGGAAGAATTCCCGAATATTAGAATTTTCTTATTCGGTTCCTCACAAGAAGCCGTTCAAATGGAAGAATGGAGAAATGGGGACCAGTCCATGACAATCGTTTCCGGTGGTAAACTAGGAATACGAGGTGAATTAGGGATCATGGAAAGAATGGATGTGATCATCGGAATGGATTCTTCGAACATTCACATAGCTGCACTTCTGAAACGCCCCGTAATTGCGTTATTCGGGACTACTCACCCACTTTCCGGATTTGCACCTTTCGGTCAGGAAGACACTGGAGTTTTACAGATAGAAGACCTGTCTTGCAGGCCTTGTAGTATTTACGGAAATACCACCTGTTACCGAAAAGACTTTGCCTGCATGGAAAGAATTACTCCGGAAGACGTGATCAAACGTATCAACGTTATCAAGAATATTAATACACTTTTCTGA